From a single Arachis hypogaea cultivar Tifrunner chromosome 3, arahy.Tifrunner.gnm2.J5K5, whole genome shotgun sequence genomic region:
- the LOC112790165 gene encoding derlin-1, protein MSSPAEWYHSLPPISKAYGTACVFATAAYHLGLYRLPHIALIYEYVFYRFQVWRLVTNFFFLGPFSINFGIRLLMIARYGVQLEKGPFERRTADFLWMMIFGALVLLALSAIPFLWDPFLAVSLVFMLVYVWSREFPNAQINIYGLVQLKAFYLPWAMLALDVIFGSPLTADLLGIIAGHLYYFLTVLHPLASGKYILKTPAWVDKLVARRRIGAPVARPMSRGQPVSNTPQDSSSGVAFRGRSYRLGG, encoded by the exons ATGTCTTCTCCCGCTGA GTGGTATCACTCGCTTCCACCCATAAGCAAGGCTTATGGCACTGCTTGTGTGTTCGCTACCGCAGCTTATCATCTCGGATTGTATCGTCTGCCTCATATTGCATTAATATATGAATACGTCTTCTATAGGTTTCAG GTCTGGAGGCTGGTCACAAACTTCTTTTTCCTTGGACCGTTCTCTATCAATTTTGGGATTCGTCTCTTAATGAT AGCAAGGTATGGTGTCCAACTTGAGAAGGGACCATTTGAAAGGCGGACTGCTGATTTCTTGTGGATGATGATATTTGGAGCCTTGGTGCTATTG GCTTTGTCTGCCATCCCCTTTCTTTGGGACCCTTTTTTGGCAGTATCACTTGTTTTTATGCTCGTTTATGTTTGGAGTAGAGAATTCCCAAATGCTCAAATCAACATATACGGACTTGTTCAACTTAAG GCTTTCTATCTTCCATGGGCGATGCTTGCTTTGGATGTCATATTTGGTTCCCCTCTTACAGCTGATCTGTTAGGTATCATTGCAGGACATCTGTATTATTTCTTGACAGTGCTGCATCCACTAGCAAGTGGAAAGTACATTTTAAAGACTCCTGCCTGGGT aGATAAATTGGTTGCGAGAAGGAGAATAGGAGCACCAGTGGCAAGACCTATGAGCCGTGGCCAGCCTGTTAGTAATACTCCACAAGACAGTAGTTCAGGGGTTGCTTTCAGGGGAAGATCCTATCGACTTGGTGGATAG
- the LOC112790166 gene encoding profilin-like — protein sequence MSWQTYVDEHLMCDIDGSGQHLTAAAIIGHDGSVWAQSANFPQAKNQEITDIMKDFDEPGHLAPTGLHIAGTKYMVIQGEPGAVIRGKKGSGGITIKKTGQALVFGIYEEPVTPGQCNMVVERLGDYLVDQGL from the exons ATGTCTTGGCAAACCTACGTGGACGAGCACTTGATGTGCGATATTGATGGCTCAGGCCAGCACCTCACCGCAGCCGCCATCATCGGCCATGACGGTTCTGTCTGGGCCCAGAGCGCAAACTTCCCTCAG GCAAAGAATCAAGAGATAACCGACATAATGAAGGATTTCGACGAACCAGGGCATCTGGCGCCAACAGGGTTGCACATTGCTGGAACCAAATACATGGTGATCCAGGGTGAGCCAGGTGCTGTGATTCGCGGCAAGAAAGGATCTGGAGGGATCACCATTAAGAAAACCGGTCAAGCTCTTGTTTTTGGAATCTATGAGGAGCCTGTAACTCCTGGTCAGTGCAACATGGTCGTTGAGAGGTTGGGCGATTACCTCGTTGATCAGGGTCTCTAG